TCGCGCCTGGTTTCTCTTTTCAACAAGCTCTAAAATCTCCAGTGGAATTTCATCCTCTTTCTGTTCATATTGCTCCAAGATTCCTAAAATACCACAAAGCTCTTTTAAAGTATCTCTTGCCAAAATTAGGACATCTTTTGAGCATGTATTTGCATGTGTATTTATTTCTCTTACCATCTCAAAAAGATATCCTGTTGCCTCGGCAGTGTTAAGGTCATCTTCCATTGCATCTATGAACTTTATCTTAAACTGCTCAAGCGATGCTTTTAGCGTACTGTTGCTACTATTTGATCCTGTTTCATTTCTGATCAGATATTCAAGATTTTCATAACATTTGTATATTCTCTTTAGCGCACTTTCTGCTTGTTCAATCAAATCAAGTGAAAAGTTTAAAGGCTTTCTATAATGAGCCTGAAGCATAAAAAGCCTCAGTGCCTCTGGATGGTATTTTTCTATAATCTCGCGAACGGTAAAGAAATTCCCAAGCGACTTTGACATCTTCTCATTGTTTATATTCACATACCCATTATGAAGCCAAAACCTTGCAAAAGGCTTTCCTGTTGCAGCCTCACTTTGTGCAATTTCATTTTCATGATGAGGAAATATCAAGTCCTGCCCACCTGCATGAATGTCAATGGTCTCACCAAGATATTTCATTGCCATAACAGAACACTCTACATGCCAGCCGGGCCTGCCCTCACCCCAAGGTGAGAGCCATGCCGGCTCTCCTTCTTTTTTAGCCTTCCACAGAGCAAAATCAAGCGGATCTTCTTTCTTTTCGCTCAGATCAACCCTCGCACCAGCCATCAGTTCTTCAATGTTCTTGTGAGAAAGTTTACCATATTCGGCAAACTTTCTTGTTCTAAAATACACGTCACCATCAACCACATATGCATAGCCTTTGTCAATCAGCTTTTGTATTAGGGTTATCATATCAGGGATTTCTTCTGTTGCTCTGGGATTTTTGGTTGCTCTTTTTACATTGAGTCTGTCTGCATCTTTATAGTACTCTTTTATAAACCTTTCAGCAAGTTCAAAGACGGTTATTCCCTCTTTGTTTGCTCTGTTTATCATCTTATCTTCAATGTCAGTAAAGTTTTGGATGTATATTACCTCATAGCCTTTGTATTCAAAATATCGCCTTAAAGTATCAAACACAATTAAAGGCCGTGCATTGCCAATGTGAATAAAGTCATAGACAGTTGGACCGCATACGTACATTTTCACTTTGCCTTGTTCTAAGGGTTCAAACTCCTCTTTTGTCATTGTCAGAGTGTTGTAAAGCTTCATACTCTTTTAATCTCCTTTCATACTCGGCAAGTTTTTTCTCCAAAGCCTCTATTTTGGCTTCAAGCCTGCAAATCTGCATTGCAAGCGGGTCGGGAAATCTTATTTGGTCAAGCTGTTCTTCAACAGTTGGCTTTTCTTTTTTCTCTTTTCTGACAACTCTTCCCGGCACACCAACTACGGTCGAGTTCTCTTCAACCTCGCGAAGAACAACTGCATTTGCACCAATTTTTGTATTATCTCCTACTTTGAACGGACCTAAAACCTTTGCACCGGCACCAATTAAGACGTTGTTTCCAATTGTTGGGTGACGCTTGCCTTTTTCTTTTCCTGTACCACCCAACGTCACGCCCTGGTAAATCAGAACATCATCTCCAATCTCAGCTGTCTCACCAATCACAACACCCATGCCATGGTCTATAAATACCCTTCGACCAATCTTAGCACCGGGATGTATCTCAATACCTGTTTTGTGCCTTGCACGCTGGGAAATCCACCTTGCAATGAAATACATCCTGCGGTTGTAAAACCAGTGAGCTATTCTGTGATATATAATAGCCCACAGGCTTGGATACAAAAGAGTTTCCAGCCTGCTCTTGCAAGCCGGGTCTTTTTCCATAATGACATCCATCTCTTCTTTTATCATCCTTATGAATTTAAACATACTTCTTCATAACTCCTTCTAAAAAGCTCAAAATAAATCTAATCTAATTATACCACGTTTTGAAGAATTCCAATCGTTTTAGTATGCTTTCTTTGCCCACTATCTCGATTATTTCAACAAGTTCAGGACCATGTGTTTTTCCTGTCAAGACAACTCTTATTGGCATAAATAGGTTTTTACCTTTATAGCCAGTTTCTTTTTGTATCTCTTTAAAAAGAACTTTGATGTTCTCAGGTGTCAAATCCCCTGCTTCTTTTATTTTATTTTCAAAGACATCAATCAAATGCTTTAAATGTTCCCATTTCAAGACCTCTTTTGCCTCATCTTCTTCTATTTTGACTTCATTGTTAAAGAAGATATCAACTTTGTCTTTAATCTGAGATAGATAATCCAGTCCTTCATACACAGATTTTACTATCTTCTTGAGCCATTCAAATTTGGACTTTGCCTCATCTTCTTTGATATATCCTGCTTCAACAAAGTATGGTATACACATTTGGGTAAGTTCGTCCAATGATTTTAGCTTAATGTGTTGAGAGTTTATATAGTTTAGCTTATCAATGTCAAATATTGCAGGGTTTTTGGAAACTCTGTCTAATGAAAAATTCTCAATTAGATATTCCATATCAAATATTTCTTTATCTTCTGGTGGTGACCAGCCAAGCAATGCCAAGAAGTTTATAAGCCCTTCTTTTAAATACCCCTGCTCTCTGTACTGTTCAACCCAAGTAGATCCATGGCGCTTTGACATCTTTGTTCTGTCTTTCCCAAGTATAAGCGAAACATGAGCAAATTGCGGAAGTTCAAACTCAAGCGCATTGTAAATTAGAATTTGACGCGGAGTGTTTGAAAGATGCTCCTCACCTCTTATAACATGCGAAATCTTCATCAAATGGTCATCTATAACAACTGCAAAGTTGTATGTCGGGATACCATCAGACTTGACAATCACAAAATCACCAATATCATCCGACATAAACTCAACATCGCCACGCACAAGGTCATGAACAACTATCTTAACACCTTCTGGCACTTTAAACCTGACGGTTGGTTTTCTCCCCTCTTGTTCAAATCTTCTTTTTTGCTCCTCTGTTAAATTCCTGCACTTGCCAAGATATCTTGGCATCTGTCCTTGGCTCAGAAGCTGCTGACGCTGAGC
The DNA window shown above is from Caldicellulosiruptor owensensis OL and carries:
- the cysS gene encoding cysteine--tRNA ligase, coding for MKLYNTLTMTKEEFEPLEQGKVKMYVCGPTVYDFIHIGNARPLIVFDTLRRYFEYKGYEVIYIQNFTDIEDKMINRANKEGITVFELAERFIKEYYKDADRLNVKRATKNPRATEEIPDMITLIQKLIDKGYAYVVDGDVYFRTRKFAEYGKLSHKNIEELMAGARVDLSEKKEDPLDFALWKAKKEGEPAWLSPWGEGRPGWHVECSVMAMKYLGETIDIHAGGQDLIFPHHENEIAQSEAATGKPFARFWLHNGYVNINNEKMSKSLGNFFTVREIIEKYHPEALRLFMLQAHYRKPLNFSLDLIEQAESALKRIYKCYENLEYLIRNETGSNSSNSTLKASLEQFKIKFIDAMEDDLNTAEATGYLFEMVREINTHANTCSKDVLILARDTLKELCGILGILEQYEQKEDEIPLEILELVEKRNQARKAKNFAEADRIRDELKSLGYIVLDTPQGTKIEREK
- the epsC gene encoding serine O-acetyltransferase EpsC, with the translated sequence MFKFIRMIKEEMDVIMEKDPACKSRLETLLYPSLWAIIYHRIAHWFYNRRMYFIARWISQRARHKTGIEIHPGAKIGRRVFIDHGMGVVIGETAEIGDDVLIYQGVTLGGTGKEKGKRHPTIGNNVLIGAGAKVLGPFKVGDNTKIGANAVVLREVEENSTVVGVPGRVVRKEKKEKPTVEEQLDQIRFPDPLAMQICRLEAKIEALEKKLAEYERRLKEYEALQHSDNDKRGV
- the gltX gene encoding glutamate--tRNA ligase — its product is MEVRTRFAPSPTGHLHIGGARTALFNYLFAKRYGGKFILRIEDTDLERSSIESEKVIIESLKWLGIEWDEGIEVGGPHGPYRSTERVDIYKKYVDVLFEKGYAYHCYCTEEELEAQRQQLLSQGQMPRYLGKCRNLTEEQKRRFEQEGRKPTVRFKVPEGVKIVVHDLVRGDVEFMSDDIGDFVIVKSDGIPTYNFAVVIDDHLMKISHVIRGEEHLSNTPRQILIYNALEFELPQFAHVSLILGKDRTKMSKRHGSTWVEQYREQGYLKEGLINFLALLGWSPPEDKEIFDMEYLIENFSLDRVSKNPAIFDIDKLNYINSQHIKLKSLDELTQMCIPYFVEAGYIKEDEAKSKFEWLKKIVKSVYEGLDYLSQIKDKVDIFFNNEVKIEEDEAKEVLKWEHLKHLIDVFENKIKEAGDLTPENIKVLFKEIQKETGYKGKNLFMPIRVVLTGKTHGPELVEIIEIVGKESILKRLEFFKTWYN